From a region of the Acinetobacter larvae genome:
- a CDS encoding GNAT family N-acetyltransferase: MQSLCENFQDIPVNAQRVKPYLDGLFDEYFAIYGDFFQQRGCAEQYAEKSALDKAEPASWYTPPDGLFITLQRNQEIIAMGAYKRFDHATAELKRIWTRHDLRQQGLAQKIVLELERRAKLAGYQQVYLTTGFKQTAAVKLYLSLGYSPQFELNTQFDFEALVDSPLQGSLPFRKKL; the protein is encoded by the coding sequence ATGCAGAGCCTATGTGAAAACTTTCAGGATATTCCCGTCAACGCGCAGCGGGTAAAACCATACCTCGATGGTTTATTTGATGAATATTTTGCGATATATGGAGATTTTTTCCAACAACGTGGTTGTGCCGAGCAATATGCCGAAAAGTCAGCACTTGATAAAGCAGAACCTGCAAGCTGGTATACCCCTCCGGATGGTTTATTTATTACCTTGCAGCGTAATCAGGAGATTATCGCGATGGGGGCTTATAAGCGTTTTGACCATGCAACAGCGGAGTTAAAACGGATTTGGACACGGCATGATTTAAGACAACAAGGACTGGCACAAAAAATAGTCTTGGAATTAGAACGCCGTGCCAAATTGGCGGGTTATCAGCAGGTTTATCTGACGACAGGCTTTAAACAAACGGCAGCGGTTAAATTATATCTCAGCTTGGGTTATAGCCCACAGTTTGAGTTGAATACGCAGTTTGATTTTGAGGCATTGGTTGATTCTCCCTTACAAGGCTCGCTGCCTTTTAGAAAAAAACTATAG